The Bacillus sp. Y1 genome has a window encoding:
- a CDS encoding glycosyltransferase, producing MKSIVFYIREPIKINQGFMYNQITMLDQYRPIVIGPFPNSENVLFQFENYFNMNEIQDLGAFFKEQNVAAIHAHQGKHSIDILPIAVEYNLPLIVHFRGRDSSTQTYKRFRKNVLRYQNLVKQGAGFFAVCHFLADELKKLGFPEGKIHVLYGGLDLNLYPYLERSLPKEGEIRILSVARLVEKKGFLTLLKAFQRIQPEYPRTTLHIIGKGEDEEKIRLFIEENELTDSVFLRGPMDSQQISKELREAHLFCLPSETGEDGDVEGIPNALKEAMASGLPVISTFHGGIPELIEHKKTGYLVPEKSDLKLAQGLKYFLDHPRVWKRYTRSARQVIDEKFDLLKQIQVQQKLYGIIENSNFGEH from the coding sequence GTGAAATCAATTGTTTTTTACATTAGAGAGCCTATTAAAATAAATCAAGGGTTTATGTACAATCAAATTACCATGTTGGATCAATATCGTCCTATCGTCATTGGTCCTTTCCCAAATAGTGAAAATGTTCTTTTTCAGTTTGAAAATTATTTTAATATGAATGAAATTCAAGACCTTGGAGCCTTTTTTAAGGAGCAAAATGTTGCAGCCATCCACGCCCATCAAGGGAAACATTCTATTGATATTTTACCAATTGCTGTTGAGTATAATTTACCTTTGATCGTTCATTTTCGAGGACGTGACTCCTCAACACAAACTTATAAAAGATTTCGCAAAAATGTTCTCCGTTATCAAAATTTAGTAAAACAAGGAGCAGGTTTTTTTGCTGTTTGCCATTTTTTGGCGGATGAATTAAAAAAACTAGGGTTTCCAGAGGGGAAAATTCATGTTTTATATGGTGGACTTGATTTAAATTTATACCCCTATCTTGAACGTTCCCTCCCAAAGGAAGGCGAAATCCGCATTCTATCTGTGGCTAGGCTCGTAGAAAAAAAAGGATTTCTGACACTATTGAAGGCTTTTCAACGAATTCAGCCTGAATACCCAAGAACAACACTCCACATTATTGGAAAAGGTGAAGATGAAGAAAAAATTAGATTATTTATTGAAGAAAACGAATTAACTGATAGCGTTTTTCTTAGAGGGCCAATGGATTCACAGCAAATTTCTAAGGAGTTAAGAGAGGCACATCTCTTTTGCCTTCCCAGTGAAACTGGTGAAGATGGTGATGTAGAAGGAATACCTAATGCATTAAAAGAAGCAATGGCAAGCGGGTTACCCGTCATCTCTACCTTCCACGGAGGAATACCTGAATTAATTGAACATAAGAAAACAGGATACCTTGTTCCTGAAAAAAGCGACCTAAAATTAGCACAAGGATTAAAATATTTTCTTGATCATCCAAGAGTGTGGAAAAGATATACAAGAAGTGCTAGACAGGTTATTGATGAAAAATTTGATTTGCTTAAGCAAATCCAGGTACAACAAAAGCTATATGGTATCATTGAAAATAGCAATTTTGGAGAGCATTAA
- a CDS encoding NUDIX hydrolase: MGYIEDLRALVGTRPLILTGVTALVIDQHQRFLMVQSDKVWKLPGGFIELGESAEDACRREILEETGINIGNLELLGVFSGKSFFTKLPNGDEYFPITIAYVTEDILSGDLAPDEKEIQKAQFFKWSAFPRDLSVRDRLIFQSFIESMITKGRKG, from the coding sequence ATGGGATACATTGAAGATCTTCGAGCACTTGTCGGTACAAGACCCTTGATCCTAACTGGGGTTACTGCTTTGGTTATTGATCAACACCAGCGTTTTCTAATGGTTCAATCCGATAAAGTTTGGAAATTGCCGGGTGGTTTTATCGAATTAGGAGAATCTGCGGAAGACGCCTGCAGACGTGAAATATTGGAGGAAACAGGAATTAATATTGGAAACCTTGAATTATTAGGCGTTTTCTCGGGTAAGAGCTTTTTTACAAAGCTACCTAATGGCGATGAATACTTTCCTATAACCATAGCTTACGTTACTGAAGATATACTAAGCGGGGATTTAGCCCCAGATGAGAAAGAAATCCAAAAGGCACAATTCTTTAAATGGTCAGCTTTTCCAAGAGACTTAAGCGTGCGAGACAGACTTATTTTCCAAAGTTTTATTGAGAGTATGATTACTAAAGGAAGGAAGGGTTAA
- a CDS encoding serine/threonine protein kinase: protein MDDFKKIRVERIEVNGEKELIIHNPTSLKLIGEGSQGAVFQLSEDLCVKIYVNPNAAIKEGKALDAAKDTNIVPKVYEVGPNYVIMEYLKGRNLKDYLKQTKNISESFTKQIIMIRKELKRVGFTRIKTSIGHFIITEGDVLKAIDHSDGLTMNDPYNPKMFRDLKKLGLLDTFLKQAKEIDLESYEDWEKNIDFNLL, encoded by the coding sequence ATGGATGATTTTAAAAAAATAAGAGTTGAAAGAATAGAAGTGAATGGTGAAAAAGAGCTTATTATTCATAATCCAACCTCACTAAAGCTAATTGGGGAAGGAAGTCAAGGTGCTGTTTTTCAGCTTAGCGAAGATCTTTGTGTGAAAATTTATGTGAATCCGAATGCTGCGATAAAAGAAGGGAAGGCACTTGATGCTGCGAAGGACACTAATATTGTTCCTAAGGTTTATGAAGTAGGACCAAACTATGTCATTATGGAATATTTAAAAGGACGGAATTTAAAGGATTATTTAAAACAGACAAAAAATATTTCAGAATCATTTACTAAACAAATCATTATGATTCGAAAAGAACTAAAGCGGGTTGGATTTACTAGAATCAAGACATCAATCGGTCATTTTATTATTACAGAAGGGGATGTCTTAAAAGCGATTGATCACTCAGATGGCCTAACAATGAATGACCCATATAATCCTAAGATGTTTCGAGACCTAAAGAAATTGGGATTATTGGACACATTTTTGAAGCAAGCAAAAGAAATTGACCTTGAATCATATGAAGATTGGGAAAAAAATATCGATTTCAATCTGTTATAA
- a CDS encoding NAD-dependent epimerase: MTKSKTFLITGCAGFIGFHLSKQLLSKNNIVIGVDNLNSYYEVNLKQARLKLLKEYKNFTFELCSIEDKEAMEKIFLQGQIDIVINLAAQAGVRYSIENPYTFIESNVVGFLNILECCRNYKIDHLIYASSSSVYGANTKIPFSTKDNVDYPVSLYAASKRANELIAQTYSHLYDMPITGLRFFTVYGPWGRPDMSYYKFTNAIMNGEKIQVFNFGQMKRDFTYIDDIVEGIVRLIDKKPERIQVPAIASTAPHKVYNIGNNQPEELMDFISVIEEKIGKKAIKEFLPMQPGDVHVTYADVEDLENEIGFKPKTNINEGIEKFVDWYKEYYKIE, translated from the coding sequence TTGACTAAATCTAAAACTTTTTTAATTACTGGATGTGCAGGCTTTATCGGCTTTCATTTGTCAAAACAATTATTATCAAAAAATAATATAGTTATAGGAGTAGATAACTTAAATAGTTATTATGAGGTTAATCTAAAACAAGCTAGATTAAAGCTATTAAAGGAATATAAAAACTTCACATTTGAATTATGTTCCATAGAAGACAAAGAAGCTATGGAAAAAATATTCTTGCAAGGTCAAATAGATATTGTAATTAATTTGGCTGCACAAGCAGGGGTTCGCTATAGTATAGAAAATCCTTATACCTTTATTGAATCTAATGTTGTTGGGTTTCTAAATATTTTGGAATGCTGTCGTAATTATAAAATTGACCACCTTATATATGCTTCGTCAAGTTCTGTTTATGGGGCAAATACTAAAATCCCTTTTTCAACGAAGGATAATGTAGATTACCCTGTAAGTTTATATGCAGCTAGCAAACGTGCCAATGAATTAATCGCTCAAACCTATAGTCATTTGTACGATATGCCAATAACAGGTTTACGATTTTTTACTGTTTATGGACCCTGGGGCAGACCCGATATGTCCTATTATAAATTTACAAATGCAATAATGAATGGAGAAAAAATTCAAGTTTTTAACTTTGGTCAAATGAAAAGAGATTTTACTTACATTGATGATATTGTGGAAGGAATTGTCCGCTTAATTGATAAAAAACCAGAAAGAATCCAAGTGCCTGCTATTGCAAGTACAGCACCTCACAAAGTCTATAATATAGGCAATAATCAACCGGAAGAGCTTATGGATTTTATTTCAGTAATTGAAGAGAAAATTGGAAAAAAGGCAATAAAAGAATTTCTCCCTATGCAGCCTGGTGATGTTCATGTCACATACGCAGATGTGGAAGATCTAGAAAATGAGATAGGATTTAAACCAAAAACAAATATTAATGAAGGAATCGAAAAATTCGTAGATTGGTATAAAGAGTATTATAAAATAGAATAA
- a CDS encoding spore coat protein GerQ: MVYQGHVETAGRDHIIISDPSTGKRYLLLMENIY, encoded by the coding sequence ATGGTTTACCAAGGACACGTGGAAACGGCGGGGCGCGACCATATCATCATCAGTGACCCGTCTACCGGTAAACGTTACTTGCTTCTTATGGAAAATATTTACTAG
- a CDS encoding response regulator — protein MKVLIVDDEVDVRESIRLLIPWSEFGINTVLEASDGNNAIELIQNEKPEFIFTDMNMPGKNGMELLTWIQQQHHQCKTIVISGHDDFHYIQHTLKNGGFDYILKPIDRNEINESFKNALNNWKLDEEKRTRDLQSSQVILQIKPVYFHKMFSNLILQPLSNQSAYEELDKEFNLKKYDQFQIAILYTDMLHQEIIHKFAKQIDLLDSTLLNICNEILGQTNEGYAFKHLNKENEIIIIIWKNFKDFKAKLQKMNDAFTKILHTPFHFGISSINELPEGLKNGYKEAKLALRQSNYLLSSKLIHQLEEKISKVSNTLFFSDFSEGIVIAIKSNDNAQIERAITEFIKAIKELNSVTLDQLEYWRHEFYLMKSYLFKEIFFEEKFDFIQRHVYFPLNKDGRISLDLFKEELIKYCIMFAEELAEKLRKNQNIIFDIKRYIDNHYHENLLLQSIADHFYISREYISRKFKLEFGLNASDYIEKIRIENAKILLMNNGLQISDVAVEVGFQDGRYFSKVFKKVVGVTPKRYKTSLKN, from the coding sequence ATGAAAGTACTAATTGTGGATGATGAAGTGGATGTAAGAGAATCGATTCGTTTACTTATTCCTTGGAGTGAATTCGGGATTAACACTGTCCTGGAAGCTAGTGATGGGAACAATGCTATTGAACTTATTCAGAACGAGAAACCAGAATTCATATTTACAGATATGAACATGCCAGGCAAAAATGGAATGGAGCTTCTAACTTGGATTCAACAGCAACACCACCAATGCAAAACTATAGTGATTAGTGGGCATGATGATTTTCATTATATCCAGCATACATTAAAAAACGGCGGCTTTGACTACATATTAAAGCCAATAGATCGTAACGAAATCAATGAATCTTTTAAAAATGCATTGAATAACTGGAAGTTAGATGAAGAAAAGCGTACAAGAGATCTGCAGAGCAGCCAAGTAATTTTGCAAATAAAGCCTGTATATTTTCACAAAATGTTTTCAAATTTAATCCTACAACCTCTTTCAAATCAAAGTGCTTATGAAGAGCTAGACAAAGAATTTAATTTAAAGAAATATGATCAATTTCAAATCGCTATATTATATACAGATATGCTTCATCAAGAAATTATTCATAAATTCGCAAAGCAAATTGATTTACTAGATTCAACTCTCTTAAATATTTGTAATGAGATTCTAGGGCAAACCAATGAGGGATATGCTTTTAAGCATTTGAATAAAGAAAATGAAATTATAATCATTATTTGGAAGAATTTCAAAGATTTCAAAGCAAAACTCCAGAAAATGAATGATGCCTTTACAAAAATACTTCATACACCTTTTCACTTTGGAATCAGTTCAATCAATGAATTACCAGAAGGTTTGAAAAATGGGTATAAGGAAGCAAAACTCGCATTAAGACAAAGTAATTATCTTCTTAGCAGTAAATTAATTCACCAATTAGAAGAGAAAATTTCTAAGGTAAGCAATACCCTATTTTTCTCCGATTTTAGTGAGGGAATTGTAATAGCAATTAAGAGTAATGATAATGCACAAATTGAAAGAGCTATTACTGAATTTATTAAAGCAATTAAAGAGTTAAACTCCGTAACACTAGATCAATTAGAATATTGGAGACATGAATTTTACCTGATGAAATCCTATCTTTTTAAAGAAATTTTTTTCGAGGAAAAGTTTGATTTTATTCAAAGGCATGTTTATTTTCCGTTAAATAAAGATGGAAGAATATCTTTGGATTTGTTTAAAGAAGAATTAATAAAGTACTGTATTATGTTTGCAGAAGAGTTGGCAGAGAAACTGAGAAAGAATCAAAATATCATCTTTGATATAAAAAGATATATAGATAACCATTATCATGAAAACTTATTACTTCAATCAATTGCAGACCATTTTTATATTAGCAGGGAATATATTTCTCGTAAGTTCAAACTAGAATTCGGACTTAATGCTTCTGACTATATTGAAAAGATTCGTATTGAAAATGCAAAAATTCTACTCATGAATAATGGACTTCAAATATCAGATGTTGCAGTTGAAGTAGGGTTTCAAGATGGAAGGTATTTCAGTAAGGTATTTAAGAAAGTTGTTGGCGTTACACCTAAGAGGTATAAAACATCTTTAAAGAATTGA
- a CDS encoding cache domain-containing sensor histidine kinase — MKFIQGSIRNKLIVFLLIAIILPMIISIFISYMYTRESLKREFIRENLNTVYQGKSSIQEYLENINQVSLKVYKEIQEPDSLYQVLSGKSRNYLMDREISENIHSISKENNDIVQVYLHSNSNQQSYLIIDGFPKRTNESNPPLKQKDFPKNKVDPYIESTHIAHNYGMNDFPYAPKDKVITIHRAIYKVPLKEYLGYISIDINLDSIRTMSDLLYSENSEDIYLIDNSGKVIYSSQENIIGSKLTDDWAKLLQNKQTSSGYFESNNENFSGITIYETVRHFEQEWVLAKRIPNQVLYRNANQLVLINALVVTVSLIIVILATLYISLKLTSPIKELISSIKKIKLKNMKLDINTKSTDEIGILAQTIKNMVGTIDNLIMKEYRLEIANKDNQLKALQAQINPHFIYNILQSIGALALQNNVPKIYDLTSSLGKMMRYTMNTSDPIVELSKEVDEVKTYLELQKQRFKQKLIYNISIADDIKNLSIPKMILQPLVENYFKHGFEQIEKPGEISINIKRIHPQLLQITVEDNGKGIAPDRLRFVQQKLNEEKTNATRIDQSIGLSNVLSRIQLYFNQHAKIEIANREPNGVKVTLQIPLRKENKYESTNCG; from the coding sequence GTGAAATTTATACAAGGAAGTATTCGCAATAAGCTGATTGTTTTTTTACTAATAGCTATTATATTACCGATGATCATTTCCATTTTTATCTCATATATGTACACACGAGAATCTCTTAAGCGAGAATTTATTAGAGAAAATTTAAATACAGTATATCAGGGTAAGAGCAGTATCCAAGAGTATCTAGAAAATATAAACCAAGTATCGCTCAAAGTATATAAAGAGATTCAAGAACCTGATAGCTTATATCAAGTCCTAAGCGGCAAAAGTAGAAACTATTTAATGGATAGAGAAATTTCTGAAAATATTCATTCGATATCCAAGGAAAATAATGATATTGTACAAGTTTACCTTCATAGTAATAGTAACCAGCAAAGTTATCTTATCATCGATGGTTTTCCGAAACGTACCAATGAATCTAATCCTCCTCTCAAACAAAAAGATTTTCCTAAAAATAAAGTAGACCCTTATATTGAATCAACTCATATCGCTCATAATTATGGAATGAATGACTTCCCATATGCACCAAAAGATAAAGTGATCACTATTCATAGAGCAATTTATAAAGTGCCCTTAAAAGAATACCTAGGTTACATTTCAATTGATATAAACCTTGATTCAATTAGAACAATGAGCGACCTTTTATATTCAGAAAATTCAGAAGATATTTACTTAATCGATAATAGTGGTAAAGTGATTTATTCTTCCCAGGAGAATATTATTGGTTCAAAACTTACAGATGATTGGGCAAAATTGTTGCAAAATAAACAGACATCCTCAGGTTATTTTGAGTCAAACAATGAAAACTTTAGTGGAATAACCATCTATGAAACAGTTAGACATTTTGAACAAGAATGGGTACTCGCGAAGCGTATTCCCAACCAGGTATTGTATAGAAATGCAAATCAACTAGTCTTAATTAATGCTCTAGTTGTCACTGTATCATTAATCATTGTCATTCTGGCTACCTTATATATTTCTTTAAAATTAACCTCCCCAATCAAAGAGTTAATAAGCTCAATTAAAAAGATAAAGTTAAAGAATATGAAACTAGATATCAATACGAAAAGTACAGATGAAATTGGGATATTAGCCCAGACAATAAAAAACATGGTGGGCACCATTGATAATTTGATTATGAAAGAATATCGCTTAGAAATTGCCAATAAGGATAATCAACTTAAAGCTCTCCAAGCTCAAATAAACCCTCATTTCATTTATAATATTTTACAATCCATCGGAGCACTTGCACTACAAAACAATGTCCCCAAAATTTATGATCTTACTTCCTCACTTGGTAAAATGATGCGGTATACGATGAACACAAGCGATCCAATTGTAGAATTGTCAAAGGAAGTAGATGAAGTTAAAACGTACTTAGAACTTCAAAAACAAAGGTTCAAACAAAAACTAATCTACAATATTTCTATAGCAGATGATATCAAAAACCTGTCCATTCCCAAAATGATTCTTCAACCCCTAGTTGAGAACTATTTTAAACATGGGTTCGAACAAATAGAAAAACCTGGGGAGATCTCGATTAATATTAAAAGAATACATCCACAGCTATTACAGATTACTGTTGAAGATAACGGTAAAGGTATCGCCCCAGATAGACTCCGCTTTGTTCAACAAAAACTAAATGAGGAGAAAACAAACGCAACCAGGATAGATCAAAGTATTGGATTAAGTAATGTCCTTTCTAGAATTCAGCTATATTTTAACCAACATGCAAAAATTGAGATCGCCAATCGGGAACCTAATGGTGTAAAGGTTACATTACAGATTCCATTACGAAAGGAGAATAAGTATGAAAGTACTAATTGTGGATGA
- a CDS encoding ABC transporter substrate-binding protein produces the protein MKELTQKIFLAIMIFSLIGCSNNSESETTSSNKQPDTKVVTLKIFNFKVEMAEQLDQLVKEYEENHPGVKVIIETCGGGCDYSTVLKTKFNSGDKPDIFFVAGYSDLDLWVEQIEDLSDQAWVGDVIDIAKQPMTKDGKLYGMPLAIEGWGYIYNKSLFNQAGITKQPKTLAELTVAAEKLQAIGITPFLNGYGEWWILGNHLLNIGFAHQPYPEEYIEAVKKGDDTIQLNKTFNEWVELVDLTIKFGQPNPLQTDYNTQVTSFAAGKAAMIQQGSWTENQLLKLHPDFEYGFLPMPINNNLEDMDRLAIGVANHWVVHKNSNVKNEAKEFLKWMVTSEIGKRYIVEEFNFIPALKTIPMDKAELGPLADDLIDYTQNNKTIPWLWQRYPGYEENTSQMGSVIQAYIGGEVTKEAMFEQFQKIWTELSEQNQ, from the coding sequence ATGAAAGAGCTTACACAAAAAATATTTCTGGCCATAATGATTTTTTCTCTTATTGGTTGTAGTAACAATAGCGAGAGCGAAACGACATCTAGTAACAAACAACCGGATACAAAAGTAGTTACTTTAAAAATATTTAATTTTAAGGTTGAGATGGCTGAGCAACTAGATCAATTAGTAAAAGAATATGAGGAAAATCATCCTGGAGTTAAAGTTATCATTGAAACATGTGGTGGTGGTTGTGATTACAGTACTGTACTGAAAACAAAATTCAATTCTGGTGATAAACCTGATATTTTCTTTGTTGCAGGCTATAGTGACTTAGATCTCTGGGTAGAACAAATTGAAGATCTTAGTGACCAGGCATGGGTTGGAGATGTGATAGATATCGCTAAACAACCGATGACAAAAGATGGAAAGCTATACGGTATGCCTCTCGCTATCGAAGGGTGGGGGTATATTTATAACAAATCACTGTTTAACCAAGCAGGGATCACTAAACAGCCTAAGACTCTAGCAGAGTTAACTGTTGCAGCAGAAAAACTTCAGGCAATTGGAATAACACCATTTTTAAACGGTTATGGAGAATGGTGGATTTTAGGAAATCACTTACTAAACATCGGTTTTGCGCACCAGCCTTATCCGGAAGAATATATTGAAGCGGTAAAAAAAGGTGATGATACAATTCAACTTAATAAGACATTTAATGAGTGGGTAGAATTAGTTGATTTAACGATTAAATTTGGGCAACCTAATCCTTTACAAACTGACTATAATACACAGGTTACTTCATTTGCAGCTGGTAAAGCAGCTATGATACAGCAAGGAAGTTGGACCGAAAATCAATTACTTAAGCTTCATCCTGATTTTGAATATGGCTTCCTTCCTATGCCTATCAATAATAATTTAGAGGATATGGATCGATTAGCTATAGGAGTGGCAAATCACTGGGTTGTTCATAAAAACTCCAACGTAAAAAATGAAGCGAAGGAATTTTTAAAATGGATGGTTACCTCAGAGATTGGTAAACGTTACATTGTCGAGGAATTTAATTTTATTCCAGCTTTGAAAACCATTCCAATGGATAAAGCTGAGCTAGGTCCTTTAGCTGATGATCTAATCGATTATACCCAAAATAATAAGACAATCCCATGGTTATGGCAAAGATATCCTGGATATGAAGAAAATACATCTCAAATGGGTAGCGTTATTCAGGCCTATATCGGTGGAGAGGTCACAAAGGAAGCGATGTTTGAACAATTCCAAAAAATTTGGACTGAGCTTTCTGAACAAAACCAGTAA
- a CDS encoding ROK family protein, translating into MLANLRKEFKFFRSDSFVNSAVFCEYHWGAVRILNSCVFYTIGTGIGMGALVEGKIVQGLVYSEACVPLYYVKMQD; encoded by the coding sequence ATTTTAGCTAATTTAAGAAAAGAGTTTAAATTTTTCCGTTCCGATTCTTTTGTAAACTCAGCAGTATTTTGTGAATATCATTGGGGAGCGGTGAGAATATTGAATAGTTGTGTCTTCTATACAATCGGTACTGGGATAGGAATGGGTGCACTTGTTGAAGGTAAAATAGTCCAAGGATTAGTTTATTCTGAAGCTTGCGTCCCCCTGTATTACGTAAAAATGCAGGACTGA
- a CDS encoding sugar ABC transporter substrate-binding protein — protein sequence MKKKFISIFASIATFTLLVAGCSSSNTGSSTSDSESGSKKDEITLYTIQSTTPGFEQWLKEAEENTGLKINWVAAPTDSDTRQQKVSTVLSSGDSSVDILEVNDEMATSFKNTGWLEPLQDTVLTDDIKSQFPQGYMKDMLTSTKGDVIGIPGYSGYLALWVDQKKLEEAGMTTIENEEDFLKFMKATTKDGQYGYGGSWEKTYVFNEIATFVNLFGGDYYDWTNEGSRKAVKFMYDMANTWKVTPIDQLADKYEQMNQKFIDGKYGMVFMWGTGNDYREANRYGADQIHMINMPEFEKRAIFTDSWSYVLNSASKNKEAAEKFLKYVASEEGGLSGWKNFNRYPARADVASNEAVTSDVKDVYTQIQETSEINGRPMLPQTMEFITEMGTLFQNYIQDKITLDEFCKKAQEAVDKYK from the coding sequence ATGAAAAAGAAATTTATATCTATTTTTGCAAGTATTGCAACATTTACACTTTTGGTTGCAGGATGCTCTAGCTCAAATACTGGATCTTCAACATCGGATTCAGAATCGGGATCAAAGAAGGATGAGATAACGCTCTATACCATTCAATCAACTACTCCAGGTTTTGAACAATGGCTGAAAGAGGCAGAGGAAAATACTGGATTAAAAATTAATTGGGTAGCAGCACCAACAGATTCTGACACTCGACAACAAAAAGTTTCAACAGTCCTATCCTCTGGAGATTCTTCTGTTGATATTCTTGAAGTCAATGATGAGATGGCAACCTCTTTCAAAAACACAGGCTGGCTTGAACCATTGCAAGATACAGTATTAACGGATGATATAAAAAGTCAGTTCCCACAAGGATATATGAAAGATATGCTTACATCTACTAAAGGTGATGTAATTGGTATCCCAGGTTATTCAGGTTATCTTGCTCTATGGGTTGACCAGAAGAAACTAGAAGAAGCAGGGATGACAACGATTGAAAACGAAGAAGACTTTTTGAAATTCATGAAAGCGACAACAAAAGATGGTCAATATGGATATGGTGGTTCGTGGGAAAAAACGTATGTGTTTAATGAAATTGCAACATTTGTAAATCTTTTTGGTGGAGATTACTATGATTGGACAAATGAAGGAAGCCGTAAAGCAGTTAAGTTCATGTATGATATGGCCAATACTTGGAAAGTCACGCCAATCGATCAACTTGCCGATAAATACGAACAAATGAATCAAAAATTCATTGATGGTAAGTATGGAATGGTCTTCATGTGGGGAACCGGAAATGACTACCGTGAAGCAAACCGATATGGAGCAGATCAGATCCATATGATTAATATGCCGGAGTTTGAAAAGAGAGCGATCTTTACTGATTCATGGAGCTATGTGTTAAATTCAGCGTCAAAAAATAAGGAAGCAGCAGAAAAGTTCCTAAAATATGTAGCAAGTGAAGAGGGTGGGTTAAGTGGCTGGAAAAACTTTAACCGTTACCCTGCAAGAGCAGATGTTGCTAGTAATGAAGCTGTTACAAGTGATGTAAAAGACGTATATACACAAATCCAAGAAACTAGTGAAATTAATGGTCGTCCAATGCTTCCTCAGACAATGGAGTTTATTACTGAGATGGGAACTCTTTTCCAAAACTATATCCAAGATAAAATCACGTTAGATGAATTCTGTAAGAAAGCACAAGAAGCTGTTGATAAATATAAATAA
- a CDS encoding carbohydrate ABC transporter permease — translation MYASKRYLTIAWLFVLPALLIRFFTTVYPIFETFRVSFYNVNLLRGINEFVGLQNYINIFQDPKMITSIKFTTIFVIGSMIGHIVFGVGLALILNMKFGGQKLLRTIVLLPWAMPMVVIAIASKWAFNNDYGLVNDFIRWFNPGFNLDWLIHTDTARWAVIAVDLWKDVPFFAILILAGLQFIPSDMYEAAKIDGAGPIQSFFRITLPLISKNILILSIFFTMWRITSFDIVYAMTSGGPGEDTALLAYRITTEAFTNLNTGYAASIAIVLFIVMAILSGLSMYGAKKVNH, via the coding sequence ATGTATGCAAGCAAAAGATACCTGACAATCGCATGGTTATTTGTTCTACCTGCGTTATTAATTAGGTTTTTCACTACTGTATATCCCATTTTTGAAACCTTTCGAGTTAGTTTTTATAACGTAAACTTGTTAAGAGGAATTAATGAGTTTGTTGGGCTTCAAAACTATATTAATATTTTTCAAGATCCAAAAATGATTACATCCATTAAGTTTACGACCATATTTGTGATTGGTTCGATGATCGGACATATCGTTTTTGGAGTTGGATTAGCCCTTATACTAAATATGAAATTCGGTGGTCAAAAGCTTTTACGAACCATCGTGTTGCTTCCTTGGGCAATGCCGATGGTTGTAATAGCAATTGCTTCAAAGTGGGCGTTTAACAATGATTATGGATTAGTTAATGATTTTATTCGTTGGTTTAATCCGGGCTTTAATTTAGATTGGCTCATTCATACGGATACAGCCAGATGGGCAGTTATTGCTGTTGATCTATGGAAGGATGTTCCATTTTTTGCGATACTCATTCTTGCTGGTCTTCAATTTATTCCTTCAGACATGTATGAAGCAGCAAAAATCGATGGAGCTGGACCAATTCAATCATTTTTCAGAATCACACTTCCACTTATTTCGAAGAACATATTAATCTTAAGTATTTTCTTTACAATGTGGAGAATCACATCGTTTGATATTGTTTATGCGATGACCAGTGGAGGTCCTGGAGAAGACACGGCATTACTCGCTTATCGCATCACAACAGAAGCATTTACAAATCTAAATACTGGATATGCAGCTTCGATTGCGATCGTTCTGTTTATTGTAATGGCTATTCTGAGCGGATTAAGTATGTATGGGGCAAAAAAAGTAAATCACTAA